GGCGACAGCGCGCCTGATCGATGCGGTGTGCCAGTTTCTTCCCGTCAATATGCAGCGAGCCTTCCCAATGATTAAAAAGCCCAGCCAGACACTTCAGCACTGTGGTTTTACCGGAACCCGATTCCCCTACCAGACCAAAGATATCGCCGTCGTTGACGGTAAGATTCACGTCGTATAATACCTGATTCGCCGTGCTGCCCTGCCCAAAAGAGAGATTCAGGTTATTCACTTCGATCATCGGCTTGCGCTGACTCATTGCTTCAGTTGCCATGATTATCCCCTTTATCCATTGATCCAGGCTGGATCGCGATTCATCACCGGCAAACGCGGGCGTCGATGATCGATATCCGGCAGCGAATTCAGCAACCCACGCGTATAAGGATGCTGCGCGTTGTCCAGATCGGCGGCAGCAATGGATTCCACGACGCGTCCGGCATACATCACCAGCACCCGATCGCAGAAGCTGCGTACCAGATTGATATCGTGACTGATGAAAATCAGCCCCAGACCGCGCTCGCTGACCAGATCGTCCAGCATTGCCAGCACCTGCAAACGCACGGACACATCCAGTGCTGAGGTCGGTTCATCGGCAATCACGATTTCAGGTTCAGTAATCAGCATCATCGCAATCATGATGCGCTGCCCCTGTCCGCCCGAGATTTCATGAGGGTACAGATTGTAGACACGCTCTGGTTGACGAATACGTACCACGTCTAGCATCGCCATGACCTTTGCCTTCGCCTCACGGTGCGACACCCGATGGTGCGCCAGATAGGCTTCGGCAATCTGATCGCCAACGCACACCACCGGATTCAGCGAATATTTTG
This genomic interval from Pectobacterium aquaticum contains the following:
- a CDS encoding ABC transporter ATP-binding protein; this translates as MTSSIPELNKSSQRAPGSSPLMEVENLRVSFVNRGAVTDAVRGVSFTLGCEKLAIVGESGSGKSTVGRALLQLHPHSARITADKLRFGDTDLLKADEARMRQIRGKRISMIMQDPKYSLNPVVCVGDQIAEAYLAHHRVSHREAKAKVMAMLDVVRIRQPERVYNLYPHEISGGQGQRIMIAMMLITEPEIVIADEPTSALDVSVRLQVLAMLDDLVSERGLGLIFISHDINLVRSFCDRVLVMYAGRVVESIAAADLDNAQHPYTRGLLNSLPDIDHRRPRLPVMNRDPAWING